The genomic interval TTTCAACCTTAGCTTCAGCACTTTGAATGCGTTGCTGAGCAAAAATAGCGGCGATCGCAAACATTATTACCATTGCAGCTGCACCCATTCCGACCAGGCGTTTAGCTCGGTTGCTCGCATTCTCAGCTTGTCGGCTCTTGCTGATGTAATTCTTATGTTGCTCAGCAGGGGCGGGATGCTTCTCCTCACTGTCTTTGAGCCACTGCTCTGCCTTGGTTAAATCACTACCCCGCAACAAAAAACTGTCATTACGTCCGTTATTCTCCCACTCGATGGCTCGAATCAGTAGGCGCGTATGCATCCGCACATGATTGAGGTCGGTATCTAGTGCCTCAATCAGTGACTGAAATGCTTGGTTAAAATCATCGCGTTCTCTAAAAAATAACCAGTTATGCTCACCCAGTGAGGGATGGAGCAGGGCTGAGTCAAAGTCATCGCGTCTGACGATGGGCATTAACCGCTTGCGGTAAAGCACTGCATGGTCAATTTCCTGGTTACAGACTTTTGAAGCGAGGGAATCAGGACTGATAACGAAGATAAACGTGTCGGAGGCTTCGATGCCGCTTTGAATTTCGTTCCACCAGGCGGTTCCCAGTGGGATGTCTTGCCAATCTACCCAGGTGTCGCGGTTGTTAGCTTGCAATGCCTGATGCAGGGATTGAACAAACGCTTTGTCACGACGCGAGTAGGAGATGAAGACATCGACCATAGTGTGCTCCTGGGATGCTGTCTGCTGCTTTTCAACATATAGGAGCTTTATAGGGAAGTTTATAAATTACTGAATCTCTTTCTTTGAGGGGAAGCAAAGGGAGAAGGGGCGATCGCTCTATGTAGCTATAAGTGAAGGTTTGGGAAGCGAGCATTTGGGGGAAGCTTTCCCCCAAGCCCCCTTGCTGGAGGACGAGGCGCGTCCCCCAGTCCCCTTCCGATCAGGTGTGAGTGGAGTGTTTATAACGCGCTTACGGGTGCCAAGTGCGGGTGTTTCTGGAGTGGGGTAGTTATGAGGGGCGACCCTTGCGGTAACGGCGAAGCCGCACGCCTGGGGATGATTTGGAGGGCGTAGCATTTGAACAGAGATGGGGAGGGGATGTGCAGAGATGGGGGTCAAATGCTGTGCCCGTACGGGGGATGGGGCTATGGGGAGGGGCGATCGCTGCTGGAATCGCCTTCGGATTGCAGTTGGGTGAGAACCTGCTGCACAGCAGGATGGTCAGAGAGGATGTGGGTTTGCCCTGACTCAATGACTTGACGGATGAACGTGACAAAGTTTTGCCAAACGGTTTGGGTGTTGGGATGGTTTTCACCTAAGCGGTTGAACAAAATGTTGAGTGCCTCTAGATAGAGGGGCTCTGCCTCACGGTAGCGGCCCTGGGAATAGTAGAGTCCGGCTAGATTGTTCAGACTGGTAGCCACAGCGGGATGCTCCTCCCCCAAAATCTGGCGACGCAAGTCCAACGCCTGAATGTAGAGCGGTTCTGCCTCACTGTAGCGGCCCTGGGAATCGTAGAGTCCGGCTAGATTGTTCAGACTGCTGGCGACATCGGGATGCTCCTCCCCCAAAATCTGGCGACTCAAGTCCAACGCCTGAATGTAGAGCGGTTCTGCCTCACGGTAGCGGCCCTGGGAAGCGTAGAGTGCGGCTAGATTGTTCAGACTGGTAGCCACAGCGGGATGCTCCTCCCCTAAGCGTTCCTGGACGACTTCGCAACACTTTTTATGCCAGGGCAATGATTGGGCATAGGCTCCCTGCCCTTCATAAAACCGACTCAACCCAACATATGGCCAAATTAAGCTATCATCGCTGATCCAAACCTTTAGAGCCGTTGCGACTTCTTGCAGGTGGGGGAGGGCGGGGGTGAGGGTCTGGATCTGGGCTTTGGTAGGGGTTTGGGGAAGGGTTTGGGCGATCGCCACCATCACCCGACAGAGCGATCGCTTGAACTCGTCTGCCTGCTCAAACTGGGTCAGTTTAGTCTGGAGAAACTCGCGGATCAGTTGGTGCAGTTTGTAGATGCCGGGTTCGACTCGTTGCAGCAAACTGCGATTGACTAAACCCAAATCTCGACAGTCTTCCAGGTCTTCGGCATCCCAATCGGGGAGGCATTGTTCGACCCATTGCCAGTGAATAGGAGCCAGGGCAAACAGACAGAGCAGGTAGCCTAACTGCCGTGCAGCGTCGCTCATCTTTGAGTCTTGCCAACTCAACTCGAAGGCAGCAGCAACACTTTCGTGGGTTGCCGTCATAGACTCTTGTCGCACTAATGCCCGTGCGGCTAATCGCTTGTCGTTGAGGCGTTGTTGCAGCGTGATCAGGTCAAGGTCTGGTTTGGAGGCAAGGTAGCGTCCAGTTAGTTCTAACCCCAGGGGTAAATAGCCCAGCCACTCTGCCAACTGTTGTGCCTCGGTAAGTTGATGGTTGATGCGTTCTTCGCCTGCGATCGCTCGCAACAGATCCAACGCTGCCTCTGGCGGTAACACATCGAGTTGGAGGTAGTGGAGCGATCGCCCTAAGTAGAGCCGGGAGGTGAGCAGCACCTTAAACCGGGAGTCTTGTGGAGGGAGATAGGAAACGATCGCCTCGTAATCGATGACGTTATCCAACACGATCAGGACATTGCCGGGGTGCCAGTTGCGCCAACAGTAGGCGACCTGATCAGGTAGCTCTAAGCCATCAGGTGGGGTAAGGTCTAACTGCGATCGCGCAAAGTTGACAATTTGAGTGCCGATATCGGGTTCCAGTGCCCGTAGCCAGCAGATGCCACCGGGGTAATCGGACAAGTGGGCGATCGCATATTGCAGGGCGAGTTCAGTTTTGCCGATGCCTCCCATGCCTTGAATGGCGGTGATGGCGAGGCAATTGTTTTGTTGGAGTTGGGTGTGGAGTTGGTGCAGTTCATTGGCGCGTCCAACGAATTGGACAGCACCACTGCGGGGGAGATTGTGGGGGGTGCCTGTGGGCTGAAGGGACTTGAGGAATGCGGTCAGTACCTGGGTGAGTTTTTCCTCTTCCCAGCCGTGGAGGTGGATGCCCATATTGGCAACGCCCCCCTCCTGCACCAGGGCTTGGAACCCAACTGCATCTCCGGTGTTAATTTGAATCGCCTGCTCAATACTTTTGTTCTGCTGGAGCCGCTCAACTAATTGTCCGATCGGAGCTGCCGCAGGTGCAGTTTGAAGGTCTTGTTCGATGAGTTGTTTTAGCTTCTGAATTAGCTCATCAGCCATAGCTATGACTACTCAGGCTTAGGATTTGTGCCGTACTGATGGATCTCGCCAATATAGGCAGTGCCACCTTCAACTTTGGTCTGCCAACCTCTGGCATTGTCGTAGTTGTTTTGGGTCATGCTGCTGTTGTCTTGCAGCTTCCCGGCGTGAATCTCCTGGGCGATCGCTTTCACCTCTGAGGCAAATTGAGGGTCGAGCATCTCCACACCCAACAGAGTTCCGACCGTCTCGATCGCTGTCTTATCGCCTGCCTCTGCTTTTTGTAGGGCTTCCTCTGCCATTGCATGTTTGCCGCGCAACCGATTCCAGATCTTTTGGCGGAGTTCGTCCATTTTGGCGATCGCGGTTTCAGTAAACTTCTCCGCGAGTTTGCCAGCACCGGACTCTAGGAATTTGGTGAAGGCAAGGGTGGCGATCGCAGCAGCAGTAAAGGTGGCAGGGTCTGTCATGAGGAGTTTGGGGGCTTGGAATTTTCTTCTGTTATAACCTAATTTATAGCTTTGCCTATAAAGGCTCTTCAAAGCTGGAGATATTGGTGCTACTGCATTACGGCAACGGTATGAAAATTTGTTGCTGGGTAAAAATCGTGTTCTTTACAGTTTTCCTTATAAAGAGTGTTATAAAGTGAGCAATTAATGGCGAGAACTTGGAGCTAGCTTTGAATGCGGTTTAGTGCTACTAAGACTAATTCAAAAACCTTGAGATCGAGATGAGGTAATTACTCTACTCTAGTTTTCCTATGACGAGCGAGCGTGAGTCTCACAATGACAGCATGATGCAGCAGACGAACCAGGATGCCGCTAAAGGGTGGCAGACTCGTGTGGAGGGCGGTACTGCAAATATTGCTGAGACAATTGTGCAAAACTTCGTTGCTGCACGCCCTTCTGTAGGAAAACCTTTCCAGGCACTTCCCCTACCAAAGGACTATATTGATCGCCCTGATGTTAGGCAAGCAATCAAAGCCCTATTGGTTAACGCTGCGCCAATCGCTGGCACGCTGGTCGTCAGTGCCATATATGGTTTAGGCGGCATTGGTAAATCGGTTTTGGCATCTGCTTTGGCACATGATGCAGAGATCCAAGCACGCTTTAGCGATGGAGTTTTATGGGCAACTTTGGGTCAAAATCCAGACTTGTTGTCATTCTTGTTTAATTGGATTCAATCTCTGGGCGATCGCGACTACAAGCCTACAACTCCTGAAGCTGCTTCAGAGCACCTGCGAACATTACTCTACGACAAAAACATGCTTTTGGTTGTTGATGATGCTTGGAATCCGGAGCATGTAGAGCCATTCCGTGTAGGTGGGACAGGTTGTTGGGTACTTGTGACAACTCGTGAAGCCCAAATTCCTGATGCAGAACGGTACGACATGGATGTAATGTCGGCAGTGGAAGCTGTAGAGCTTTTACTCAAGAAAGCACAATGTCTGGAACCGACAATACAGGAGAGAGAGCAAGCAAATTGGCTGGCTAGAGAGGTTGGCTATTTGCCGTTGGCGTTGGAACTATCAGGTGCCCAGATCGCCGATGGCATAAGCTGGGAAGAACTATTAGAAGATTTGCAAGCAGAGGTAGCGAGGCTAGAGACGCTAGATTTACCCAATAGCCAAGGGGTACGAGATGAAAAGACTCGTAAGCGGCTAAGTTTGACCGCATCTTTTAATCTCAGTTTGAAGCAGCTATCGCCAGAACAACTCCAGCAATTTGCTTGGTTAGGGGTATTGCCAGAAGACGTATCAATTTTGCCAGAGGTGGCAGCAACACTTTGGCAGGTTGCTCCCCGACAAGCGAGCGCAATCCTGCGAACTTTTCGTGCTAAAGCGTTGCTGCTATCTGGATTGCAGCAGGCAGGACAAAAAGCAACCTATCGGCTGCATGACCTGATGCATGATTTAGCGAGAGGGCTCCTGACAGGTTCAGGCACAACCGAACTGCCAGGATTGGGACTGACATTCCCAGAAGCTCATAGGCTATTGCTAGAGCGTTACCAAGCTAAGACTCAAGGAGGTAAATGGCATACCCTACCTAATGATGGCTATATTCATGCCTATCTGACCTGGCACTTTGAACAAGCGCAACAGGTGGATGCCTTGCATGAGTTTTTACAGGAGGAAGATGCTCAAGGTCGAAATGGTTGGTACGAAGCATGTGACAAGCTTGGGCAAACTGCCAATTTTGTCACGGATGTTGCCCGTGCCTGGATGCTGGCAGAAGCAATGTATCAGAAGAACCGTACTCAGTCTATTGCTTTGCAATGCCGCTATGCCTTGAGCATGACTTCCCTCAATAGCCTTGCAAAAAATATTTCACCAGAGCTAATGGCGAACCTTGTAGAGCACAGCGTCTGGACACCCCTTCAAGGGTTAGCCTATGCATTACAAATTCCATCTCAAGCACAACGAGCTTCCGCAATTCAGCAGTTGGCACCAAAACTTCCGGAGGAATTGCTACCCAAGGTATTAGAGGCAGCTCGCTCTATTGAGAATGCTCAATACCGCTTTAAAGCGCTCGTTGCTTTGGCATCGTATAAACCAGAAGTATGGTCAGAGGTACTAGAGGCAGCTCGCTCTATTGAGAATGCTCAATACCGTTCTGAAGCGCTCGTTGCTTTGGCATCGTATAAACCAGAAGTATGGTCAGATAAACCAGAAGTATGGTCAGAGGTACTAGAGGCAGCTCGCTCTGTTGAGGATTGTCACTACCACTACCGTTCTAAAGCCCTCGTTGCTTTGATTCCAAAACTTTCAGAAGAATCGTTACCTGAGGCACTAGAGGTAGCTCGCTCTATTAACGATGCTGATTACCGTTCTAAAGCCCTCGTTGCTTTGATTCCAAAACTTTCAGAAGAATCGTTACCTGAGGTACTAGAGGTAGCTCGCTCTATTGAGAATGCTCGTTACCGTTCTGAAGCCCTCGTTGCTTTGATTCTAAAACTTTCGGAAGAATCGTTACTTAAAGCGCTGGAGGTAGCTCGCTCTATTGAAGATGCTTACTACAGTCCTAACTACCGTTCTGAAGCCCTCGTTGCTTTGATTCCAAAACTTTCAGAAGAATCGTTACCTGAGGCACTAGAGGTAGCTCGCTCTATTAACGATGCTGATTACCGTTCTAAAGCCCTCGTTGCTTTGATTCCAAAACTTTCAGAAGAATCGTTACCTGAGGCACTAGAGGTAGCTCGCTCTATTGGGAATACTCGTTACCGTTCTGAAGCCCTCGTTGCTTTGATTCTAAAACTTTCAGAAGAATCGTTACTTAAAGCGCTGGAGGTAGCTCGCTCTATTGAAGATGCTTACTACGGTCCTAACTACCGTTCTAAAGCCCTCGTTGCTTTGATTCCAAAACTTTTAGAAGAATCGTTACCTGAGGCACTAGAGGTAGCTCGCTCTATTGAGAATGCTGATTACCGTTCTGAAGCCCTCGTTGCTTTGATTCCAAAACTTTTAGAAGAATCGTTACCTGAGGCACTAGAGGTAGCTCGCTCTATTGAGAATACTCGTTACCGTTCTAAGGCACTTGTTGCCTTAATTCCACAACTTCCGGAGGAATTATTGCCCAAGGCACTAGAGGCAGCTCGCTCCATTAAGGATGCTCAAAACCGTTCTCAAGCCCTCGGTGCTTTGGCACAGCATAGACCAGAAGTATGGTCAGAGGTACTAGAGGTAGCTTGCTCTATTAACGACGCTGATTACCGTTCTCGACCCCTCGTTGCTTTGATTCCAAAACTTTCGGAAGAATTGTTACCTAAGGTACTGGAAGTAGCTCGCTCGATTGAGGATGATCACTACCGTTTTGAAACCCTCGTTGCTTTGATTCCAAAACTTCCAAAGGAATTTTTACCAAAGGCACTGGAGGTAGCTCGCTCTATTGAAAATACTCAATACCGTTTTCAGGCACTTACTGCTTTAGCGGCGTACATGCCAAAGCCGCAGCTAGAATTACTTCTTCAAGAAGCTCTTTTGCAAGTATTAGAATCATCCCGCGCAATTCGAGATGACTCTGATCGCACTGTAGCTCTTGGGCAGTTGACACCATTTTTACCCAAACACCTACTTAGGGAGGAGTTCGGAATTGTTAATCAGATTGAGAATCTGGGTTTACGTGCCAAAATTCTATGCAATCTGATTACTAAACTTCCAACACTTCAGCCTGATGCGCTGAAAACTATTAACACTATTCACGATAAGTCAGATCGTGTGGCTGCTCTGATCGAGCTACTTCCGCATTCACCACAACTGCTGTCC from Oscillatoria sp. FACHB-1407 carries:
- a CDS encoding toll/interleukin-1 receptor domain-containing protein, with protein sequence MVDVFISYSRRDKAFVQSLHQALQANNRDTWVDWQDIPLGTAWWNEIQSGIEASDTFIFVISPDSLASKVCNQEIDHAVLYRKRLMPIVRRDDFDSALLHPSLGEHNWLFFRERDDFNQAFQSLIEALDTDLNHVRMHTRLLIRAIEWENNGRNDSFLLRGSDLTKAEQWLKDSEEKHPAPAEQHKNYISKSRQAENASNRAKRLVGMGAAAMVIMFAIAAIFAQQRIQSAEAKVENLTSERDRIAEEADRNLSEIREEQRIAEAKVDEADRNLAIATQRLTDANRRVKLAEAQTTQAGVAREQAQLAAQQAQVQQQRAQQQAAAAQRQQAEARAEAGRVRIATGLEQRGADLLRRTSTQFGIVN
- a CDS encoding tetratricopeptide repeat protein codes for the protein MADELIQKLKQLIEQDLQTAPAAAPIGQLVERLQQNKSIEQAIQINTGDAVGFQALVQEGGVANMGIHLHGWEEEKLTQVLTAFLKSLQPTGTPHNLPRSGAVQFVGRANELHQLHTQLQQNNCLAITAIQGMGGIGKTELALQYAIAHLSDYPGGICWLRALEPDIGTQIVNFARSQLDLTPPDGLELPDQVAYCWRNWHPGNVLIVLDNVIDYEAIVSYLPPQDSRFKVLLTSRLYLGRSLHYLQLDVLPPEAALDLLRAIAGEERINHQLTEAQQLAEWLGYLPLGLELTGRYLASKPDLDLITLQQRLNDKRLAARALVRQESMTATHESVAAAFELSWQDSKMSDAARQLGYLLCLFALAPIHWQWVEQCLPDWDAEDLEDCRDLGLVNRSLLQRVEPGIYKLHQLIREFLQTKLTQFEQADEFKRSLCRVMVAIAQTLPQTPTKAQIQTLTPALPHLQEVATALKVWISDDSLIWPYVGLSRFYEGQGAYAQSLPWHKKCCEVVQERLGEEHPAVATSLNNLAALYASQGRYREAEPLYIQALDLSRQILGEEHPDVASSLNNLAGLYDSQGRYSEAEPLYIQALDLRRQILGEEHPAVATSLNNLAGLYYSQGRYREAEPLYLEALNILFNRLGENHPNTQTVWQNFVTFIRQVIESGQTHILSDHPAVQQVLTQLQSEGDSSSDRPSP
- a CDS encoding NB-ARC domain-containing protein, producing the protein MTSERESHNDSMMQQTNQDAAKGWQTRVEGGTANIAETIVQNFVAARPSVGKPFQALPLPKDYIDRPDVRQAIKALLVNAAPIAGTLVVSAIYGLGGIGKSVLASALAHDAEIQARFSDGVLWATLGQNPDLLSFLFNWIQSLGDRDYKPTTPEAASEHLRTLLYDKNMLLVVDDAWNPEHVEPFRVGGTGCWVLVTTREAQIPDAERYDMDVMSAVEAVELLLKKAQCLEPTIQEREQANWLAREVGYLPLALELSGAQIADGISWEELLEDLQAEVARLETLDLPNSQGVRDEKTRKRLSLTASFNLSLKQLSPEQLQQFAWLGVLPEDVSILPEVAATLWQVAPRQASAILRTFRAKALLLSGLQQAGQKATYRLHDLMHDLARGLLTGSGTTELPGLGLTFPEAHRLLLERYQAKTQGGKWHTLPNDGYIHAYLTWHFEQAQQVDALHEFLQEEDAQGRNGWYEACDKLGQTANFVTDVARAWMLAEAMYQKNRTQSIALQCRYALSMTSLNSLAKNISPELMANLVEHSVWTPLQGLAYALQIPSQAQRASAIQQLAPKLPEELLPKVLEAARSIENAQYRFKALVALASYKPEVWSEVLEAARSIENAQYRSEALVALASYKPEVWSDKPEVWSEVLEAARSVEDCHYHYRSKALVALIPKLSEESLPEALEVARSINDADYRSKALVALIPKLSEESLPEVLEVARSIENARYRSEALVALILKLSEESLLKALEVARSIEDAYYSPNYRSEALVALIPKLSEESLPEALEVARSINDADYRSKALVALIPKLSEESLPEALEVARSIGNTRYRSEALVALILKLSEESLLKALEVARSIEDAYYGPNYRSKALVALIPKLLEESLPEALEVARSIENADYRSEALVALIPKLLEESLPEALEVARSIENTRYRSKALVALIPQLPEELLPKALEAARSIKDAQNRSQALGALAQHRPEVWSEVLEVACSINDADYRSRPLVALIPKLSEELLPKVLEVARSIEDDHYRFETLVALIPKLPKEFLPKALEVARSIENTQYRFQALTALAAYMPKPQLELLLQEALLQVLESSRAIRDDSDRTVALGQLTPFLPKHLLREEFGIVNQIENLGLRAKILCNLITKLPTLQPDALKTINTIHDKSDRVAALIELLPHSPQLLSDILKEVHATEDSFQRALALSKLVPFKPEILSEVLGSARSIRAVGQIKILSNLIPYRPALLQEALKAAREVLDNHVRSNVMSSLVPYAPEILSEVLETIHAIPGDVPRAYALGTLVAQCNLGSQNYDFWKEILHTLANRDRQDLLRNIPNLSRAIFELGGEEAIAGVFQAIQQVCRWWR